In a single window of the Phoenix dactylifera cultivar Barhee BC4 unplaced genomic scaffold, palm_55x_up_171113_PBpolish2nd_filt_p 000480F, whole genome shotgun sequence genome:
- the LOC103722717 gene encoding pentatricopeptide repeat-containing protein At5g11310, mitochondrial, with protein sequence MTEAEMLPNRAFITSVATIGRISSNLLHSSADSWLSVPGNPLMRWPSPPPPSPPVLTDSGEAPQPSPAPATDSSAASEDSATISHILLATAPDALDSALLRSSVVPSPPLLQSLPLSDLSPTSLLALSRWARPHLVALVDLLARSRAFDSAWSLLLDAAPAPLPAFTALFRRYARAGMPTAAIRTFDYLRRQPEAVSASEGDKSDAFELLIDALCKEGHTRAASELLGRRREAEPPGWAPSVRVYNILLHGWFRTRRLRKAEKVWDEMRREGVRPTVVTYGTLIEGLCRMRRPDQANALLEEMRAAKIDPNALTCNPIVDALSEAGRFKDALAMLERFPLYGVSPNISTYNSLVKGFCKNGDLVGASKILKTMIGRGVLPTPTTYNYFFSFFAKVGKIEEGMNLYNKMIQSGYVLDRLTYQLLIKMLCEKEKLDLAVQLIGEMNRNGFDSDLATSTMLVHMLCRMRKYEEACDEFESMIKRGVVPQYITYQILAKELKRLGMLEMERKISRLMDSLRHSTKLPGTYREKERGEALDLRKSIMKKAQLMSDTLKTCKDSKELSKLRSSTESAVESANRLIRDIRRRVYAVKSG encoded by the coding sequence ATGACTGAGGCCGAGATGTTACCAAACCGAGCCTTCATCACCTCCGTCGCCACGATTGGAAgaatctcctccaatctcctgcaCTCCTCCGCCGACTCATGGCTCTCCGTCCCCGGAAACCCCCTCATGCGGTggccctcgccgccgccgcccagcCCACCCGTCCTAACCGACTCCGGTGAGGCACCACAGCCATCCCCAGCGCCGGCTACCGACTCCAGCGCCGCCTCCGAAGACTCCGCCACCATCTCCCACATCCTCCTCGCCACCGCCCCCGACGCCCTTGACTCGGCCCTCCTCCGCTCTAGCGTCGTCCCCAGCCCTCCCCTGCTCcagtccctccctctctccgacCTCTCTCCCACCTCCCTCCTCGCCCTCTCCCGCTGGGCCCGCCCCCACCTTGTCGCTCTCGTCGACCTCCTCGCCCGCTCTCGCGCCTTCGACTCCGCCTGGTCCCTCCTCCTCGACGCCGCCCCCGCTCCCCTCCCCGCCTTCACCGCTCTCTTCCGCCGCTACGCCCGTGCCGGCATGCCTACCGCCGCCATCCGCACATTCGACTACCTTCGCCGCCAACCGGAAGCGGTGTCGGCCTCGGAGGGGGATAAAAGCGACGCCTTTGAGCTCCTCATCGACGCCCTCTGCAAGGAGGGCCACACGAGGGCAGCGTCGGAGCTCCTCGGGCGGAGGAGGGAGGCGGAGCCGCCCGGGTGGGCTCCCTCCGTCCGGGTCTACAACATTCTGCTCCATGGGTGGTTCCGGACTCGGCGGCTCCGGAAGGCCGAGAAGGTGTGGGACGAGATGCGGCGGGAGGGCGTACGCCCCACCGTCGTCACCTATGGGACCCTCATCGAGGGGCTTTGTCGGATGCGTCGGCCAGATCAAGCTAACGCCTTGCTGGAAGAAATGAGGGCTGCCAAGATCGATCCGAATGCCCTCACCTGCAATCCGATTGTAGACGCCCTCTCCGAGGCCGGTAGGTTCAAGGACGCCCTCGCTATGCTCGAAAGATTTCCCCTTTATGGTGTTTCTCCCAACATATCCACTTATAATTCACTGGTGAAGGGTTTCTGCAAGAATGGCGATCTTGTTGGTGCTAGCAAGATTCTCAAGACGATGATCGGCAGGGGAGTTCTTCCAACCCCGACCACATACAATTATTTCTTCAGTTTTTTCGCCAAAGTTGGAAAGATTGAGGAGGGTATGAATCTTTACAATAAGATGATTCAATCCGGGTATGTCCTAGATCGGCTCACATACCAGCTTTTGATTAAAATGCTGTGCGAGAAGGAGAAGTTAGATTTAGCTGTTCAGCTGATCGGAGAGATGAACAGGAATGGTTTTGATTCAGACTTGGCGACTAGCACTATGCTGGTGCATATGCTCTGTCGGATGCGCAAATATGAGGAAGCTTGTGATGAATTTGAGAGCATGATTAAGAGGGGGGTTGTGCCGCAATACATAACATATCAGATTCTTGCCAAAGAACTGAAGAGGTTGGGGATGCTTGAAATGGAGAGAAAAATATCAAGGCTGATGGATTCTCTCCGGCATTCTACTAAGCTTCCAGGAACTTACAGGGAAAAGGAGCGGGGTGAGGCTTTGGACTTGAGGAAGTCTATAATGAAAAAGGCCCAGCTGATGTCTGATACATTGAAGACATGTAAAGATTCCAAGGAATTAAGTAAGCTGAGGAGTTCGACGGAGAGTGCCGTGGAAAGTGCAAATAGGCTGATAAGAGATATTAGAAGAAGAGTATATGCAGTAAAGAGTGGGTAG
- the LOC103722718 gene encoding protein TIFY 8 isoform X2 has protein sequence MVVAMMGGDEKKRTFHDFLGMNCGESAPSAAAWARSGEKMPAAEAAPEASVGVSSVGHGLVSGSSDLGSERKGGNNSEDFHFHGRKNAMSGLEICNTSSGRKRSNSDSAYMGFVRNRMLPVGSDSLESSRLMKAPQAHTPMSGKEVGSEGLGRSHDEMMISMQPPRPTSLILHPPLRSRPDSLIPKWERSMPPNPGQMVHFPLRFAQGGTNIDKVSSSYAYKDASAGATIISQTVADEGSRTGIKDSGIVNIINPGSGAGERNSTGALPGGNRPKVPQAIEPESCTIPRCQSTVSASRQMTIFYAGQAHVFDDVHPIKADVIMALAGSNGGSWSTTYSPKSSIRPPTSEAKTPSGENKMRMNNLPLSIHGDSDHGLSQVAQIPVLNVLSSLMPGSNQGSMSVRDARLTPPASEHNVEDRRDA, from the exons ATGGTGGTTGCGATGATGGGAGGGGATGAGAAGAAGCGCACCTTTCACGACTTCTTGGGCATGAACTGCGGGGAATCCGCCCCGTCTGCTGCTGCGTGGGCGCGGTCTGGGGAAAAGATGCCAGCCGCGGAGGCGGCGCCGGAGGCGTCGGTGGGAGTCTCGTCGGTCGGGCATGGACTTGTCTCGGGGAGTTCCGATCTCGGTTCCG agaggaagggagggaacAATTCTGAGGATTTTCACTTTCATGGTAGGAAGAATGCTATGTCAGGGCTTGAGATATGTAACAcatcatcaggaagaaagaggagCAATTCAGATTCAGCCTACATGGGTTTTGTAAGAAATAGGATGCTTCCTGTGGGCTCAGATTCCCTTGAAAGCTCACGTCTGATGAAGGCACCACAAGCCCATACTCCT ATGTCCGGAAAAGAGGTGGGAAGTGAAGGGCTTGGAAGATCACATGATGAAATGATGATTTCAATGCAACCACCAAGGCCAACTTCTCTTATATTACATCCTCCACTTAGAAGTAGACCTGATTCACTAATTCCCAAGTGGGAACGATCTATGCCTCCAAATCCTGGGCAGATGGTGCATTTCCCTTTACGCTTTGCCCAGGGTGGAACAAACATAGACAAGGTTTCATCATCGTATGCATATAAGGATGCTAGTGCTGGTGCCACAATCATATCTCAGACTGTGGCAGATGAAGGTTCTAGAACAGGCATTAAAGATTCTGGAATTGTGAATATCATTAATCCCGGTAGTGGAGCTGGTGAGAGAAACTCAACTGGGGCACTGCCTGGTGGCAATAGACCCAAGGTTCCCCAAGCCATAGAACCAGAATCTTGTACCATACCCAG ATGTCAAAGCACCGTATCTGCTAGTCGGCAAATGACCATATTCTATGCTGGCCAAGCACACGTCTTTGACGATGTCCATCCGATTAAG GCGGATGTGATAATGGCTTTGGCTGGATCAAATGGAGGATCATGGTCAACCACTTACTCCCCTAAGTCTAGTATCCGGCCACCAACTAGCGAAGCTAAAACACCTAGCGGAGAGAATAAAATGCGAATGAACAACTTACCATTATCTATACATGGAGATTCTGATCATGGGCTTAGCCAGGTTGCGCAGATCCCTGTTCTTAATGTTCTTTCAAGCCTTATGCCTG GGAGTAATCAAGGTAGCATGTCTGTCAGAGATGCAAGACTGACGCCTCCAGCATCAGAACATAATGTGGAAGACAGGAGAGATGCATGA
- the LOC103722718 gene encoding protein TIFY 8 isoform X1 encodes MVVAMMGGDEKKRTFHDFLGMNCGESAPSAAAWARSGEKMPAAEAAPEASVGVSSVGHGLVSGSSDLGSERKGGNNSEDFHFHGRKNAMSGLEICNTSSGRKRSNSDSAYMGFVRNRMLPVGSDSLESSRLMKAPQAHTPMSGKEVGSEGLGRSHDEMMISMQPPRPTSLILHPPLRSRPDSLIPKWERSMPPNPGQMVHFPLRFAQGGTNIDKVSSSYAYKDASAGATIISQTVADEGSRTGIKDSGIVNIINPGSGAGERNSTGALPGGNRPKVPQAIEPESCTIPRCQSTVSASRQMTIFYAGQAHVFDDVHPIKADVIMALAGSNGGSWSTTYSPKSSIRPPTSEAKTPSGENKMRMNNLPLSIHGDSDHGLSQVAQIPVLNVLSSLMPGRLGMGNACSWAHPGDMSIRFSIFRSTWKDPNRWINLQGQALKQTECSDEQGKKPKKRCRRSTYRRLSK; translated from the exons ATGGTGGTTGCGATGATGGGAGGGGATGAGAAGAAGCGCACCTTTCACGACTTCTTGGGCATGAACTGCGGGGAATCCGCCCCGTCTGCTGCTGCGTGGGCGCGGTCTGGGGAAAAGATGCCAGCCGCGGAGGCGGCGCCGGAGGCGTCGGTGGGAGTCTCGTCGGTCGGGCATGGACTTGTCTCGGGGAGTTCCGATCTCGGTTCCG agaggaagggagggaacAATTCTGAGGATTTTCACTTTCATGGTAGGAAGAATGCTATGTCAGGGCTTGAGATATGTAACAcatcatcaggaagaaagaggagCAATTCAGATTCAGCCTACATGGGTTTTGTAAGAAATAGGATGCTTCCTGTGGGCTCAGATTCCCTTGAAAGCTCACGTCTGATGAAGGCACCACAAGCCCATACTCCT ATGTCCGGAAAAGAGGTGGGAAGTGAAGGGCTTGGAAGATCACATGATGAAATGATGATTTCAATGCAACCACCAAGGCCAACTTCTCTTATATTACATCCTCCACTTAGAAGTAGACCTGATTCACTAATTCCCAAGTGGGAACGATCTATGCCTCCAAATCCTGGGCAGATGGTGCATTTCCCTTTACGCTTTGCCCAGGGTGGAACAAACATAGACAAGGTTTCATCATCGTATGCATATAAGGATGCTAGTGCTGGTGCCACAATCATATCTCAGACTGTGGCAGATGAAGGTTCTAGAACAGGCATTAAAGATTCTGGAATTGTGAATATCATTAATCCCGGTAGTGGAGCTGGTGAGAGAAACTCAACTGGGGCACTGCCTGGTGGCAATAGACCCAAGGTTCCCCAAGCCATAGAACCAGAATCTTGTACCATACCCAG ATGTCAAAGCACCGTATCTGCTAGTCGGCAAATGACCATATTCTATGCTGGCCAAGCACACGTCTTTGACGATGTCCATCCGATTAAG GCGGATGTGATAATGGCTTTGGCTGGATCAAATGGAGGATCATGGTCAACCACTTACTCCCCTAAGTCTAGTATCCGGCCACCAACTAGCGAAGCTAAAACACCTAGCGGAGAGAATAAAATGCGAATGAACAACTTACCATTATCTATACATGGAGATTCTGATCATGGGCTTAGCCAGGTTGCGCAGATCCCTGTTCTTAATGTTCTTTCAAGCCTTATGCCTG GGCGTCTTGGAATGGGAAATGCTTGTAGTTGGGCTCACCCGGGGGACATGTCGATCCGCTTTTCCATCTTTCGGTCCACTTGGAAAGACCCTAACAGATGGATAAACTTGCAAGGACAAGCTCTAAAACAAACGGAGTGTAGTGATGAACAGGGGAAGAAGCCTAAGAAACGATGTAGAAGATCTACCTACCGACGCCTGAGTAAATGA
- the LOC103722718 gene encoding protein TIFY 8 isoform X3: MVVAMMGGDEKKRTFHDFLGMNCGESAPSAAAWARSGEKMPAAEAAPEASVGVSSVGHGLVSGSSDLGSERKGGNNSEDFHFHGRKNAMSGLEICNTSSGRKRSNSDSAYMGFVRNRMLPVGSDSLESSRLMKAPQAHTPMSGKEVGSEGLGRSHDEMMISMQPPRPTSLILHPPLRSRPDSLIPKWERSMPPNPGQMVHFPLRFAQGGTNIDKVSSSYAYKDASAGATIISQTVADEGSRTGIKDSGIVNIINPGSGAGERNSTGALPGGNRPKVPQAIEPESCTIPRCQSTVSASRQMTIFYAGQAHVFDDVHPIKGVLEWEMLVVGLTRGTCRSAFPSFGPLGKTLTDG; the protein is encoded by the exons ATGGTGGTTGCGATGATGGGAGGGGATGAGAAGAAGCGCACCTTTCACGACTTCTTGGGCATGAACTGCGGGGAATCCGCCCCGTCTGCTGCTGCGTGGGCGCGGTCTGGGGAAAAGATGCCAGCCGCGGAGGCGGCGCCGGAGGCGTCGGTGGGAGTCTCGTCGGTCGGGCATGGACTTGTCTCGGGGAGTTCCGATCTCGGTTCCG agaggaagggagggaacAATTCTGAGGATTTTCACTTTCATGGTAGGAAGAATGCTATGTCAGGGCTTGAGATATGTAACAcatcatcaggaagaaagaggagCAATTCAGATTCAGCCTACATGGGTTTTGTAAGAAATAGGATGCTTCCTGTGGGCTCAGATTCCCTTGAAAGCTCACGTCTGATGAAGGCACCACAAGCCCATACTCCT ATGTCCGGAAAAGAGGTGGGAAGTGAAGGGCTTGGAAGATCACATGATGAAATGATGATTTCAATGCAACCACCAAGGCCAACTTCTCTTATATTACATCCTCCACTTAGAAGTAGACCTGATTCACTAATTCCCAAGTGGGAACGATCTATGCCTCCAAATCCTGGGCAGATGGTGCATTTCCCTTTACGCTTTGCCCAGGGTGGAACAAACATAGACAAGGTTTCATCATCGTATGCATATAAGGATGCTAGTGCTGGTGCCACAATCATATCTCAGACTGTGGCAGATGAAGGTTCTAGAACAGGCATTAAAGATTCTGGAATTGTGAATATCATTAATCCCGGTAGTGGAGCTGGTGAGAGAAACTCAACTGGGGCACTGCCTGGTGGCAATAGACCCAAGGTTCCCCAAGCCATAGAACCAGAATCTTGTACCATACCCAG ATGTCAAAGCACCGTATCTGCTAGTCGGCAAATGACCATATTCTATGCTGGCCAAGCACACGTCTTTGACGATGTCCATCCGATTAAG GGCGTCTTGGAATGGGAAATGCTTGTAGTTGGGCTCACCCGGGGGACATGTCGATCCGCTTTTCCATCTTTCGGTCCACTTGGAAAGACCCTAACAGATGGATAA